A single region of the Cynocephalus volans isolate mCynVol1 chromosome 12, mCynVol1.pri, whole genome shotgun sequence genome encodes:
- the LOC134391566 gene encoding cytochrome P450 2D17-like: protein MGLLTGDVVVPLAVAMAIFLLLVDLMHRRQRWTARYPPGPMPLPGLGNLLQVDFQNTPYCFGQLRRRFGDVFSLQLAWTPVVVLNGLAAVREALVKFGEDTADRPPMHVYEHLGFGPRSQGVILARYGPAWREQRRFSVSTLRNFGLGKKSLERWVTDEAAFLCAAFADQAGRPFSPTALLNNAVSNVIASLTYGRRFEYDDPRFQELMRLSLEAMKEDSGFLREVLNVVPVMLRIPGMASKAFSHQKALIAFLDELETEHRMTWDPSQPPRDLTDSFLAEVEKAKGNPNSSFNDENLRMVVTDLFSAGMVTTSTTLTWALLLMILHPDVQRRVQQEIDEVIGQMRQPELKDQDHMPFTTAVVHEVQRFGDIIPLGVPHMTSRDIEVQGFLIPKGTKLITNLSSVLKDENVWEKPFRFYPEHFLDAQGRFVKQEAFMPFSAGRRACLGEPLARMELFLFFTCLLQHFTFSVPAGQPPPSDHGRFAFLVTPTPYQLCAVPR, encoded by the exons ATGGGGCTGCTGACGGGGGATGTAGTGGTGCCCCTGGCTGTGGCCATGGCCATCTTCTTGCTCCTGGTGGACCTGATGCATCGGCGCCAGCGCTGGACGGCACGCTACCCACCAGGCCCCATGCCACTGCCCGGGCTGGGCAACCTGCTGCAGGTGGACTTCCAGAACACACCATATTGCTTTGGTCAG CTGCGGCGCCGCTTCGGGGATGTGTTCAGCCTGCAGCTGGCCTGGACGCCGGTGGTCGTGCTCAACGGGCTGGCGGCCGTGCGCGAGGCGCTGGTGAAATTTGGCGAGGACACCGCAGACCGCCCGCCTATGCACGTCTACGAGCACCTGGGCTTCGGGCCGCGCTCCCAAG gggTGATCCTGGCGCGCTACGGTCCCGCGTGGCGCGAGCAGCGGCGCTTCTCCGTGTCCACCCTGCGCAACTTCGGCCTGGGCAAGAAGTCACTGGAGCGGTGGGTGACAGACGAGGCCGCCTTCCTCTGTGCCGCTTTCGCCGACCAGGCCG GACGCCCCTTTAGCCCCACCGCCCTCCTGAATAATGCGGTGAGCAACGTGATCGCCTCCCTCACCTACGGGCGCCGCTTCGAGTACGACGACCCGCGCTTCCAGGAGTTAATGCGGCTGTCGCTGGAGGCAATGAAGGAGGACTCCGGCTTCCTGCGCGAG GTGCTGAATGTTGTGCCAGTGATGCTGCGCATCCCGGGGATGGCTAGCAAGGCCTTCTCCCATCAGAAGGCCTTAATAGCCTTCCTGGATGAGCTGGAGACTGAGCACAGGATGACATGGGACCCATCCCAGCCACCACGAGACCTGACTGACAGCTTCCTGGCCGAGGTGGAGAAG GCCAAGGGGAACCCAAACAGCAGCTTCAACGACGAGAACCTGCGCATGGTAGTGACTGACCTGTTCTCTGCTGGCATGGTGACCACCTCGACTACACTGACTTGGGCCCTCCTGCTCATGATCCTGCACCCGGATGTGCAGC GCCGTGTCCAACAGGAGATCGATGAAGTGATAGGGCAGATGCGTCAACCAGAGTTGAAAGACCAGGACCACATGCCCTTCACCACAGCCGTGGTTCATGAGGTGCAGCGCTTTGGAGACATCATCCCATTGGGTGTGCCCCACATGACATCACGTGACATTGAAGTGCAGGGCTTCCTCATTCCCAAG GGAACAAAGCTCATCACCAACCTGTCATCGGTGCTGAAGGACGAGAATGTCTGGGAGAAGCCCTTCCGCTTCTATCCGGAACACTTCCTGGACGCCCAGGGCCGCTTCGTGAAGCAGGAGGCCTTCATGCCCTTCTCAGCAG GTCGCCGCGCATGCCTCGGGGAGCCCCTCGCCCGCATGGaactcttcctcttcttcacctGCCTCCTGCAGCACTTTACCTTCTCAGTGCCTGCTGGACAGCCCCCACCCAGTGACCATGGTCGTTTTGCTTTCCTGGTGACCCCGACCCCCTACCAACTCTGTGCTGTGCCCCGCTAG
- the LOC134391577 gene encoding cytochrome P450 2D17-like — MGLLTGDVVVPLAVAMAIFLLLVDLMHRRQRWTARYPPGPMPLPGLGNLLQVDFQNTPYCFGQLRRRFGDVFSLQLAWTPVVVLNGLAAVREALVKFGEDTADRPPMHVYEHLGFGPRSQGVILARYGPAWREQRRFSVSTLRNFGLGKKSLERWVTDEAAFLCAAFADQAGRPFSPTALLNNAVSNVIASLTYGRRFEYDDPRFQELMRLSLEAMKEDSGFLREVLNVVPVMLRIPGMASKAFSHQKAFIAFLDELETEHRMTWDPSQPPRDLTDSFLAEVEKAKGNPNSSFNDENLRMVVTDLFSAGMVTTSTTLTWALLLMILHPDVQRRVQQEIDEVIGQMRQPELKDQDHMPFTTAVVHEVQRFGDIIPLGAPHMTSRDIEVQGFLIPKGTTLITNLSSVLKDENVWEKPFRFYPEHFLDAQGRFVKQEAFMPFSAGRRACLGEPLARMELFLFFTCLLQHFTFSVPAGQPPPSDHGLFAFLVTPAPYQLCAVPR, encoded by the exons ATGGGGCTGCTGACGGGGGATGTAGTGGTGCCCCTGGCTGTGGCCATGGCCATCTTCTTGCTCCTGGTGGACCTGATGCATCGGCGCCAGCGCTGGACGGCACGCTACCCACCAGGCCCCATGCCACTGCCCGGGCTGGGCAACCTGCTGCAGGTGGACTTCCAGAACACACCATATTGCTTTGGTCAG CTGCGGCGCCGCTTCGGGGATGTGTTCAGCCTGCAGCTGGCCTGGACGCCGGTGGTCGTGCTCAACGGGCTGGCGGCCGTGCGCGAGGCGCTGGTGAAATTTGGCGAGGACACCGCAGACCGCCCGCCTATGCACGTCTACGAGCACCTGGGCTTCGGGCCGCGCTCCCAAG gggTGATCCTGGCGCGCTACGGTCCCGCGTGGCGCGAGCAGCGGCGCTTCTCCGTGTCCACCCTGCGCAACTTCGGCCTGGGCAAGAAGTCACTGGAGCGGTGGGTGACAGACGAGGCCGCCTTCCTCTGTGCCGCTTTCGCCGACCAGGCCG GACGCCCCTTTAGCCCCACCGCCCTCCTGAATAATGCGGTGAGCAACGTGATCGCCTCCCTCACCTACGGGCGCCGCTTCGAGTACGACGACCCGCGCTTCCAGGAGTTAATGAGGCTGTCGCTGGAGGCAATGAAGGAGGACTCCGGCTTCCTGCGCGAG GTGCTGAATGTTGTGCCAGTGATGCTGCGCATCCCGGGGATGGCTAGCAAGGCCTTCTCCCATCAGAAGGCCTTTATAGCCTTCCTGGATGAGCTGGAGACTGAGCACAGGATGACATGGGACCCATCCCAGCCACCACGAGACCTGACTGACAGCTTCCTGGCCGAGGTGGAGAAG GCCAAGGGGAACCCAAACAGCAGCTTCAACGACGAGAACCTGCGCATGGTAGTGACTGACCTGTTCTCTGCTGGCATGGTGACCACCTCGACTACACTGACTTGGGCCCTCCTGCTCATGATCCTGCACCCGGATGTGCAGC GCCGTGTCCAACAGGAGATCGATGAAGTGATAGGGCAGATGCGTCAACCAGAGTTGAAAGACCAGGACCACATGCCCTTCACCACAGCCGTGGTTCATGAGGTGCAGCGCTTTGGAGACATCATCCCATTGGGTGCGCCCCACATGACATCACGTGACATTGAAGTGCAGGGCTTCCTCATTCCCAAG GGAACAACGCTCATCACCAACCTGTCATCGGTGCTGAAGGACGAGAATGTCTGGGAGAAGCCCTTCCGCTTCTATCCGGAACACTTCCTGGACGCCCAGGGCCGCTTCGTGAAGCAGGAGGCCTTCATGCCCTTCTCAGCAG GTCGCCGCGCATGCCTCGGGGAGCCCCTCGCCCGCATGGaactcttcctcttcttcacctGCCTCCTGCAGCACTTTACCTTCTCAGTGCCTGCTGGACAGCCCCCACCCAGTGACCATGGTCTTTTTGCTTTCCTGGTGACCCCGGCCCCCTACCAACTCTGTGCTGTGCCCCGCTAG